In Silvanigrella paludirubra, the following are encoded in one genomic region:
- a CDS encoding Mrp/NBP35 family ATP-binding protein — protein sequence MTIKSNTISLEAVQNLEHALSSSILNQLGDFFWKDRVHSIENDSGKLKIRFYSDGLNLSAKTEIETFIRNQLKEDTSESEFSIYFERKEKSASSTPASKPNENHTNHSHSPQNSAAKPAPDMKPPSGKKPIQGVKRIIAVASGKGGVGKSTVSVNLAIGLHNQGYKVGILDADIYGPSVPTMLNLHQDPLVNENNKIIPPEAHGLKVMSFGFFAPEETAVIWRGPMIMKALQQFFWDVDWGNLDFLIIDLPPGTGDAQLTLVQSIPITGAVIVTTPQNVALLDAVKGIAMFRKTDVPIIGVVENMSTFTCPSCGTESHIFGSGGAERISGKFEVPLLGHIPLISEIREAGDLGSPLTTKQNNQVRIRFAEIAEKVVKNAVSLENLKK from the coding sequence ATGACAATAAAATCAAATACAATTAGTTTGGAGGCGGTTCAAAATTTGGAACACGCCTTGAGTTCTTCTATTTTAAATCAGCTTGGAGATTTTTTTTGGAAAGATCGGGTTCATTCCATTGAAAACGACTCAGGAAAATTAAAAATCCGCTTTTACTCAGATGGACTGAATTTATCGGCTAAAACTGAGATAGAGACGTTTATCCGAAACCAGCTGAAAGAAGATACAAGTGAAAGTGAGTTTTCAATCTACTTTGAAAGAAAAGAAAAATCCGCTTCGTCTACTCCAGCATCAAAACCAAATGAAAATCACACGAATCATAGCCATAGTCCTCAAAATTCAGCCGCAAAACCCGCCCCTGATATGAAACCTCCATCTGGTAAGAAACCTATCCAGGGAGTTAAAAGAATTATTGCTGTCGCAAGTGGGAAAGGTGGAGTTGGGAAAAGCACGGTTAGTGTGAATTTAGCTATTGGATTACATAATCAAGGTTACAAAGTTGGTATTTTAGACGCCGATATTTATGGACCAAGCGTTCCAACAATGCTTAATTTACATCAAGATCCTCTTGTAAATGAAAATAATAAAATTATTCCACCAGAGGCCCATGGCTTAAAAGTAATGTCTTTTGGTTTTTTTGCTCCTGAAGAAACGGCAGTTATTTGGCGCGGTCCCATGATAATGAAAGCTCTTCAACAATTTTTTTGGGATGTCGACTGGGGAAATTTAGACTTTTTAATTATTGATTTACCTCCAGGTACGGGTGACGCTCAATTAACTCTTGTTCAAAGTATTCCAATTACAGGCGCAGTCATTGTAACAACTCCACAAAATGTAGCTCTGCTTGATGCTGTTAAAGGAATTGCCATGTTCCGCAAGACAGATGTTCCTATAATTGGTGTCGTTGAAAACATGTCTACCTTTACTTGCCCATCCTGCGGAACAGAATCTCATATTTTTGGATCAGGAGGAGCAGAAAGAATTTCAGGAAAATTTGAAGTACCACTACTTGGCCACATTCCTCTTATTTCCGAAATTCGTGAAGCAGGAGACTTAGGTTCTCCTTTAACTACAAAACAAAATAATCAAGTTCGTATTCGTTTTGCAGAAATTGCAGAAAAAGTAGTTAAAAATGCTGTTTCCTTAGAGAATTTAAAAAAATAA
- a CDS encoding NifU family protein produces MIAKIQEIIEQQIRPALQSDGGDIELIDVEDGIVKVRLVGACSHCPSSAMTLYQGVEKMLMDKVPEVKGIEQVW; encoded by the coding sequence ATGATTGCAAAAATTCAAGAAATTATAGAACAACAAATTCGTCCCGCTCTTCAATCCGATGGCGGAGATATTGAACTCATTGACGTAGAAGACGGAATTGTAAAAGTTAGACTCGTAGGGGCTTGTTCTCATTGCCCTTCTAGCGCTATGACTTTGTATCAAGGTGTTGAAAAAATGCTTATGGACAAAGTCCCTGAAGTTAAGGGCATAGAGCAGGTCTGGTAA